The Staphylococcus saprophyticus subsp. saprophyticus ATCC 15305 = NCTC 7292 genome contains the following window.
CTCTGTTCCAGATGGTTCAGGGCAAAGGAGCTGAAAATAATGAGACAAAATATTCATCCTGAATATCACAATGTTATCTTTTTAGATACTACTACAGATTTTAAATTCTTAAGTGGTTCAACTAAAACATCATCAGAGACAATGGAATGGGAAGATGGTAATGAATACCCAGTTATTCGTTTAGACATTTCATCTGATTCACATCCATTCTACACAGGACGTCAAAAATTCGCTGCGGCGGATGGTCGTGTGGAACGTTTCAACAAAAAATTCGGATTCAAATCAAGCAACGAATAATTGTTGGTATAAGGCATTCTCATTTTATGAGAATGCCTTTTTATGTTAAAAAGCACTTCCTAATCACAAATAGATATCATAAAAAATGTTGAAATTCCTTTATTTTATGAGTAACGATACTGGCTGCAAGTATAGCATTAAATTTAAGTTTGTATACAATGTTGAAACAAAGTGGATCAGTTTTGTTAGTAGGCAGTTCAATGAGAATTTAACGATAGTTCTATTTATATATCCCAAATTGTTACATAAAATTAACGCAGTAACTTGAAAATATATCCTATTTTGTAGTGGAAAATATGATATAATGAATCGATTATGTTTTGAAAAAAGGTGGAACGCATAATGTATGAAACTTATCATTCCGGGTGGATTGAATGTATTACTGGAAGTATGTTTAGTGGCAAATCTGAAGAGCTTATTCGTCGATTAAGACGAGGGCTTTATGCTAAACAAAAAGTAGTTGTATTTAAACCAGCTATAGATGACCGCTATCATAAAGATAAGATTGTTTCTCACAATGGCAATGCTATAGAAGCAATTAATATTTCGACAGCAGCTGAGATATTAAAGCACGATTTATCAGAAGTAGATGTAATTGGAATAGACGAAGTGCAATTTTTTGAAAATGGTATTGTACATATAGCTGAACAGTTAGCTGAAAAAGGACATAGAGTCATTACTGCTGGTCTAGATATGGACTTTAGAGCACAACCTTTCGAGCCAATGCCACAATTGATGGCTGTGAGTGAGGATGTAACTAAACTTCAAGCAGTTTGTGCGGTTTGCGGTGCATCGTCAAGTCGTACGCAAAGATTAATTGATGGTAACCCAGCAAAAATCGACGACCCAGTCATTTTAGTTGGTGCTAATGAAAGCTATGAACCCAGATGCAGAGCGCATCATATAGTAGCGCCTAGCAATACTGAGAAGGAGGAAATGTAGTGTTTGATCAATTAGACATAGTAGAAGAAAGATATGAACAATTAAATGAAATGTTAAGTGATCCTGATGTCGTAAATAATCCAGATAATTTACGTAAATATTCTAAAGAGCAGGCAGAATTACAAAAAACAGTGGACGTTTATCGCGATTATAAACAAACAAAAGAAGATATTTCTGAAGTAGAAGAAATGTTACGTGATACAAAAGATAATGATGAAATTGAAATGTTGAAAGAGGAACATCAAACACTTCAAAATAAAGTACCTAAGTTAGAAGAAGAACTTAAGTTCTTATTGATCCCTAAAGATCCTAATGATGACAAAGACGTTATTGTAGAAATTCGTGCAGCAGCAGGTGGAGATGAGGCGGCAATTTTTGCTGGTGACCTATTTAGAATGTATTCCAAATATGCTGAAACGTTAAATTATAAGACAGATATTGTAGAAGTTACCGAAAGTGATCATGGTGGTTATAAAGAAATAAGTTTTTCTGTTTCTGGTAATGGTGCTTTTAGTAAATTAAAATATGAGAATGGTGCACACCGTGTACAGCGTGTACCTGAAACTGAATCAGGCGGACGTATCCATACATCAACAGCTACAGTTGCAGTACTTCCTGAGGTAGAAGATGTTGAAATAGAAGTTCGCAACGAAGATTTGAAAATTGACACATACCGTTCAAGTGGTGCAGGTGGTCAGCACGTTAATACAACAGATTCAGCTGTGCGTATTACACATATTCCAACCGGTGTTATTGCGACTTCTTCAGAAAAATCGCAAATCCAAAACCGTGAAAAAGCACTAAAAGTATTAAAAGCACGCTTATTTGATATGAAATTACAAGAAGAGCAACAAAAATATGCTGCCCAACGTAAATCAGCAGTGGGTACAGGAGATCGTTCAGAACGTATCAGAACCTATAACTATCCGCAAAGCCGTGTAACAGATCATCGTATTGGTTTAACTTTACAAAAATTAGACCAAATTATGGAAGGTAAGTTGGATGAAATTATTGATGCTTTAACTTTAGCGGAACAAACTGATAAATTGAAAGAATTAAATAATGGTGAATTATAAAACATTATTAAATCAAGCTAAAGTGAAATGCAATGAACAAGGTATTGAATCAACGCGTGCCGAATGGTTAATGTTGGATTTGTTTAATTGGTCTAAAGCCAATTACTTAATGCATATGGATGATGAAGTAACACTTCAACATAAAAACTTATTTGATGACGCAACACAAAGAATGCTAAATGATGAACCAATACAATATATCCTAGGTAAACAAACATTCTATGGTGAAGTTTTTAAAGTGAATAAGCATTGTCTTATTCCAAGACCTGAAACAGAAGAAGTAATGCTTCATTTTTATAATCAACTTCATTCAGGAGATTGTGTTGTAGATATAGGCACGGGGAGTGGGAATATACCGATTTCATTAAAAAAATTGGACCCTTCATTAGAAGTTTATGCTACAGATTTATATACTTCAGCGTTATCTGTCGCTAAGGCTAACGCTAAGATGCACCAAGTAGAAATTAGATTTCTACTTGGTGATACATTAATGCCACTGATTGAGCACGGCATC
Protein-coding sequences here:
- the prmC gene encoding peptide chain release factor N(5)-glutamine methyltransferase, with the translated sequence MVNYKTLLNQAKVKCNEQGIESTRAEWLMLDLFNWSKANYLMHMDDEVTLQHKNLFDDATQRMLNDEPIQYILGKQTFYGEVFKVNKHCLIPRPETEEVMLHFYNQLHSGDCVVDIGTGSGNIPISLKKLDPSLEVYATDLYTSALSVAKANAKMHQVEIRFLLGDTLMPLIEHGIKVNGLISNPPYIDDNDALIMDNTVLNYEPHTALFAKNNGYDIYDKIIDQLREVLLPNAKVVFEIGFNQGQTLKQRIIEKYPSLDVQIIKDINNNDRIISFVW
- a CDS encoding type B 50S ribosomal protein L31; amino-acid sequence: MRQNIHPEYHNVIFLDTTTDFKFLSGSTKTSSETMEWEDGNEYPVIRLDISSDSHPFYTGRQKFAAADGRVERFNKKFGFKSSNE
- the prfA gene encoding peptide chain release factor 1 — translated: MFDQLDIVEERYEQLNEMLSDPDVVNNPDNLRKYSKEQAELQKTVDVYRDYKQTKEDISEVEEMLRDTKDNDEIEMLKEEHQTLQNKVPKLEEELKFLLIPKDPNDDKDVIVEIRAAAGGDEAAIFAGDLFRMYSKYAETLNYKTDIVEVTESDHGGYKEISFSVSGNGAFSKLKYENGAHRVQRVPETESGGRIHTSTATVAVLPEVEDVEIEVRNEDLKIDTYRSSGAGGQHVNTTDSAVRITHIPTGVIATSSEKSQIQNREKALKVLKARLFDMKLQEEQQKYAAQRKSAVGTGDRSERIRTYNYPQSRVTDHRIGLTLQKLDQIMEGKLDEIIDALTLAEQTDKLKELNNGEL
- a CDS encoding thymidine kinase, which translates into the protein MYETYHSGWIECITGSMFSGKSEELIRRLRRGLYAKQKVVVFKPAIDDRYHKDKIVSHNGNAIEAINISTAAEILKHDLSEVDVIGIDEVQFFENGIVHIAEQLAEKGHRVITAGLDMDFRAQPFEPMPQLMAVSEDVTKLQAVCAVCGASSSRTQRLIDGNPAKIDDPVILVGANESYEPRCRAHHIVAPSNTEKEEM